The DNA sequence CAGGTGATGGGGCTCCCCCGGTAGGGACGAGCCCGGCCGGTCACGGTTCCGACTCACCTCTGGTGTGTCGTACCTCACCCTGATACGGATGAGACACCTCCTCTTTCCCGAGGAGCGCCCCGACAAGGGAGGCACGCCATGTGCACCGGTCTCAGCCACACCACGAGGGACCACTACTTCGGCAGGAACCTCGACCTCGAGTACTCCTACCACGAGAAGGTCACCATCACGCCCCGGAACTTCCCGTTCGAGTTCCGGCGGCTCCCCCCGCTACCCACCCACCACGCCATCATCGGGATGGCCACCACCGCTGACGGGTTCCCCCTGTACTACGACGGGACCAACGACCGGGGTCTGAGCATGGCGGGGCTCAACTTCCCCGGGAACGCGGACTACAAACCCGAGGCCCCGGGCAAGGCGAACGTCGCGCCGTTCGAGTTCATCCCCTGGGTTCTGGGCCAGTTCGACACGGTCGATCAGGTCGAGACCGCGCTGTCGGATGTGAACCTCGTGGACATCCCGTTCAGCTCCGAGTTCCCCCAGTCACCGTTGCACTGGATCATCTCGGATCGTCACAGGTCCCTCACCGTGGAGAGCGTGGCCTCCGGTCTGCGCGTCTACGACAATCCGTACGGCGTGCTGACCAACAACCCGACCTTCGACATCCAGAGCTTCGGGCTGAACGACTACATGCATCTGTCGACGACCCCGCCCGAGAACCGCTTCTCCGAGCGGCTCGAGTTCGACACCTACAGCCGGGGGATGGGGGCCATCGGTCTGCCCGGCGACCTGTCCTCGTCCTCGCGGTTCGCCAAGGCCGTCTTCACCAAGATGAACTCGGTCTCCGGGACGTCCGAGTCGGAATCCCTCAGCCAGTTCTTCCACATCCTCGGATCTGTCGCTCAGCAGCGCGGATGCGTGCAGGTCGGCGGCGACGACTCATACGAGATCACCATCTACTCGTCCTGCTGCAACGCCGACACCGGCGTCTACTACTACACCACCTACGAGAACAGTCAGATCACCGGCGTCGACATGCACGCAGCGGATCTCGACTCCGACGCCATTGTTGACTATCCCCTGGTGACGGGCCAGCAGATCGCCATGCAGAACTGAGCGCTCGCCGTCTCCGCGTCTTCTCAGCGAACCCTTCTAGGCTCCGACCCGCGGTGTCACGCAGGTGACGACGACACGGGTGTGACGCGCGGCCTGACGGGGTCCGCGGTGGAGGTGGGCGGCGATGCAGCAGCTACTCGGTGTGTCTCTTCTGGACACGCCGGCGTCGGCGACCCTGTGGGTACTCGTGGTGGTCGGCTTCGCGGGGCTGGCGGTCGCCGGCTCCACGGGCGTCAGGAGCGGCACCCGGGACCGACGCCGGTGGTGGAGGCGAACCCTGCCCTCGTGCGCGATCGCCGCCGCACTGGCGACCGCGACCGGCGGGTTCCTGGTAGAGGGGGTGTTCAAACCCATCCCGGACGCCATCCCTCGAACGGTGTACGTCTGGATCGCCGTGGCCCTGCTGGCGGTGATGCTCGCCGTGTCCTGTCTGGTCGGCGGGAGGACCCGCCGACGCCCATGGCGGGTGGCCGGGGTGCTGCTCACCACGGTGGCCGTGCTCCTCGGCGCCGGCGGCCACGTCAACCGCATGTACGCCGAGTTCCCCACCCTCGGCACCCTGATCGGGATTCCGGACCACCGGACCGTCCCCCTCGCCGACGTCCTCGGGTCCGATCCGACGGCCGTCGGCGACGACCTCCCGCCCGGGACCGCCGTGGAGGACGTGTGGACGCCCCCCGAGAACATGCCGACGAGCGGGGCGATCACCGAAGCGCCGATCCCCGGGACCACGTCGGGATTCGCGGCGCGGCCCGCGCAGATCTATCTGCCGCCGGCGTACTTCGCGCAGCCTCGCCCCCTCCTTCCGGTCCTCGTCCTGCTCGCCGGCCAGCCCGGCACCCCCGAGGACTGGGTGGTCTCCGGGAGGTTGCCGGTGATCGCGGACGCGTTCGCATCGCAGCATGCCGGGCTGGCCCCTGTCGTGGTGGTGG is a window from the Dietzia sp. JS16-p6b genome containing:
- the bsh gene encoding choloylglycine hydrolase; the protein is MCTGLSHTTRDHYFGRNLDLEYSYHEKVTITPRNFPFEFRRLPPLPTHHAIIGMATTADGFPLYYDGTNDRGLSMAGLNFPGNADYKPEAPGKANVAPFEFIPWVLGQFDTVDQVETALSDVNLVDIPFSSEFPQSPLHWIISDRHRSLTVESVASGLRVYDNPYGVLTNNPTFDIQSFGLNDYMHLSTTPPENRFSERLEFDTYSRGMGAIGLPGDLSSSSRFAKAVFTKMNSVSGTSESESLSQFFHILGSVAQQRGCVQVGGDDSYEITIYSSCCNADTGVYYYTTYENSQITGVDMHAADLDSDAIVDYPLVTGQQIAMQN
- a CDS encoding alpha/beta hydrolase family protein, translating into MQQLLGVSLLDTPASATLWVLVVVGFAGLAVAGSTGVRSGTRDRRRWWRRTLPSCAIAAALATATGGFLVEGVFKPIPDAIPRTVYVWIAVALLAVMLAVSCLVGGRTRRRPWRVAGVLLTTVAVLLGAGGHVNRMYAEFPTLGTLIGIPDHRTVPLADVLGSDPTAVGDDLPPGTAVEDVWTPPENMPTSGAITEAPIPGTTSGFAARPAQIYLPPAYFAQPRPLLPVLVLLAGQPGTPEDWVVSGRLPVIADAFASQHAGLAPVVVVADPLGESLSNTLCVDSPRGNSRTYLTVDVPRWIHENLQVASGPMSMAIGGLSFGGTCALQTALSDPDVFPTFLDMSGQPEPTIGTRADTVEQFFGGDEAAFRRNNPADLMATRRFPGMAGAFVYGSTDTEYGPAARELYSAAVAAGIDAHLTELPGGHSYAVWSAGLERELPWLARRTGLIR